GTCTTTACTTAATCACAATCATGATTATGAGACTGATGGGCAAGTCGACAATTATCCAGATGACTCCTTACGACCTCGTCGCCATCATTATTGTTGGTACAGTTGCCTCTGAGCCTCTTATTAGCACAGAATACTGGCCGACATTAGCAGCATTGGCGATTCTTGTAGGCCTTCATATTCTCTTTTCCTATTTGACTTTAAACCAAATTGGCAACCGATTTTTTCTTGGGGAACCGACAATGCTGATTAAAAACGGTGAAATCCTGGAAGACAATCTGGAAAAATCCCACCTTTCCATGACTCAGCTGCTGTCTATCCTAAGAAGCAAAGGCTATCCAAAAATTGCGGATGTGGATTACGCCATTCTTGAGCCTATCGGTGAAGTGAGCATCATACCGAAAGTGGCCAATACGCCTGTTACCGTCGAACATTTAAATATCTCCATTCAGGATGAGGGCCTCCCTATTGCGGTTATTGTGGATGGGAGGATTCAGGCGCGTAATCTCGAGCTGCTGGGACAGACTAAAGATTGGCTTTTAGAGCAGCTGCGGCAAAACAATTTGAATGAGAAAGATATTATGTACGCTTATGTAAATGAAAAGTCAAAAAAATTGAATATAAATAGACGCAGATAATATTCTAAAATAGGTTTAAGGTTTGAAGTTAAGGGTATATAACATTGGTTACTTACTAGACAAATAAAAAGTTACTTAACTATACATATCAATATCAGGGGGTAATGGTATGACAGAAAATAGCCTAGTGCTTGAAACAAAAATTGATGGTTTTGATTTTAATTGGGACCTTGAAAAAGGTCTGTTTAATTTTGAAGGCGATGATGCGGTCCTATTTTGGATAAAATCTGCCATGAAAAGCTTCTTCGATACGATTGAAGAGATCTCTGGAAAAGAAACATCCAGCCTTGTACTTGAGACCACCGGCTTCAGGCAGGGAATGGTAGTAGGGGAATTCTTCAAGGATTTAAAACTTCCGATAGAAGAAGTGGCTAATATCATACCCAGAATATATGCTTCTGCTGGCTGGGGGAAATTCATAATCACTGATTTAGATCCCGCTGCGAAAACCGCCAGGGTCAGAGCAATTGACAGCTGGGAATATAAGATTAACAAAGAACAAGGGAAAAACGAGTCTGGAACATTCCTGCCGGGACATTTTGCAGGAATCTTTTCCGCTGTGTTTGGCACAAGCCTTTGGTATAAAAAAGCAGCTGACCAGTTGGCCGGACAGGATTATACAGAGCTGGATTACTTCCCTTCAAGCGTTACTGTTGAGGAAAATATACACGCTTTGGCAAGGCGCGAGGAATCAAAAAAATCAGCGAGCTTGAAAAATTAGTGGAGGACCGGACGATTGAATTAAAGCAGCTTGTTAAAGAAATCTCTTCACCGGTTATTCCAGTCCTGGATGGAATCGTTGTTGTCCCTCTATTGGGAAGATACGATGAATTCCGCTCTGAAGAACTCGTGGATAAAACTCTCCACAGTCTTCCGAAGCACCAGGCAGATTGTCTGATCCTGGACTTAACCGGGTTAAATCAGTCCATCAGCTCCTACACTGTCGAATTCTTAAGCAAGTTGGCCGCTGCAGCTAACCTGATTGGCACCGAAACCATTCTGGTTGGCATTTCACCAGAACTTGGCACAAAGATTACGGAAACTAATTTTAACCTTTCTAAATTTAACTGCTTCACAAACCTGCAGCACGGTATTTATTATGCACTGTCCAAAAAAGGCAGGAAAATCTTTTAATAACGGAAAAAGCTGACTCCTCATTGGGAAGTCAGCTTTTTTGAGTTAAATGTGTACAAATTATCTGTATCGTTAATTTCTGCGGATAAAAATTTTTATGTGCTCATAGCCTTGTTTTAAGTGCGGATAATTTTATTAATGTGCGTACAGGTTATTTTAGTCTTTTTTATCATTTGATTATACTTTCTTAGGAGCCCCCTATATTTCGCTTCGCGCAGCTCAAGCGCATAGGCCTCAATATTAGGCATACCCATATCCTTGGCAATGCTTATTTCCTTTTCAATATCATAAGGAATCCGGACAATTTCGATTGAGAAAGGCCCAGCCTCTTTCGATAAGTATTCCCCATGCAAAATTGCATAGGTTGCCTGAGGAATATCCAGGGAATTCCCAACGCTTCCTGCATTGAAAAGCGTCCTATGCGGATGGACCGGTTCAATCAAAGCAGCATGAATATCACCATAGCCGACAACATCCGGAATTAGCCCGTCCTCTCCGGCATTAATATTTTCTGTATTCTCAAACATAGCCAGCTTTTCTTCATAAGAATCCCGCATCGGTACAACCCGATGATAAATGCTTTTAGCGGAAGCATGGTAGAGCCTGACATATTTGCCGCTCATATAAAAATCGTGATGGAATGGCAGAGTTCCCAAATAGGCTAACGCCTCTTCCCCAAGCTGTCTCTGATGCCATCTGCCCTCTTCAAAGTCCAGCGGCTTCTGCATGAAATCATCCCAGTTTCCAAGGAGGACCACTTCACAGGTTTCTTTTATCCGTTCAACGGCTTTAAGGGAGTTTGGCCCCTTTCCTATTAAATCACCTAGGCAGAAAATAATCTCTATTCCGCGTTCGCGGATATTGTCCAGCACCGCCTCCAGAGCTGTGATATTTCCATGAATATCAGAAATTATGGCTACTTTCCCCATGTATGTCTCCCCCTTACTATTCTTATTTAATTTCTCCAAAACATCCAAGCTTCCTCTAACAATTGAAAAAACAAAATTTGATTTTTCCCTGTACCGCCATTACATTAGAAATATGGTAAAATAACAGCATGCCAAAACCAACATTACATATAGAAGGAGTAGGATTTATGTCAAAAGTATTTGTATTCGGACACAAAAACCCAGACACTGACTCAATCTGTTCAGCACTTGCTTATGCAGAATTAAAAAACAAATTAGGCGTTGATGCTGAGCCAATCCGCCTGGGCCAGGTAAATGAGGAAACACAATATGCTTTAAATTATTTTAAAGCTGAAGCTCCCCGTCTTGTTGAGGCAGTTTCCAAAGAAGCAAGCGAAGTAATCCTTGTAGACCATAATGAGTTCCAGCAAAGTGCTGATGATATCAGAGATGTGAAAATCCTTGAGGTTATTGACCACCACCGCATAGCGAACTTTGAAACAAGCGATCCGCTTTACTACCGCGCAGAGCCTGTTGGCTGCACAGCAACTATTCTGAACAAAATGTACAAGGAAAACGGTGTAGAAATCAGCAAGGAAACAGCTGGTTTAATGCTTTCGGCCATCATTTCCGATTCTTTGCTGTTCAAATCTCCAACATGCACAGATCAGGACGTTTCAGCAGCACGCGAGCTTGCTGAAATCGCGGGAGTAAACGCTGAAGAGTATGGTCTGGAAATGCTTAAAGCAGGAGCAGATTTAAGCAAGAAGAGCGTGAAAGAGCTAATCTCCCTTGATGCTAAGGAATTCCAAATGGGCAGCTATAAAACAGAAATCGCACAGGTTAATGCCGTGGACCTAAATGACGTATTAAGCCGCCAGGAAGAATTGGAAGCTGCCATTACTGAAAATATCAATAATAAAGAGCTTGACCTTTTTGTTTTTGTTTTAACTGACATCCTTAACAACGACTCAGTTGCCATTTCTCTTGGCAAAGAAGCTGCAGCAGTTGAAAAAGCTTATGATGTAACACTTGAAAACAACAGTGCCGTATTAAAGGGCGTTGTGTCACGCAAAAAGCAGATTGTACCGCCGCTTACTAACGTATTGGCTGCCAAATAAGACAAAGCAGTGCCGCACTGGGCACTGCTTTTTACTTATCCAATAAAGTTTCTGTCCCCATAACAAGTTTTATCATTAGTTCCTTCACTGTTACTTCTTCAGCCAGTGTCACTCCCTGTCCGGCCCATAATGACATAAACTCCGGCTGCTCCAGCTTGGCTGCCTGTTTTCGGATAGGGGCTGTCATATCATTCTGTAATGGATAAGGCAATGTCTGCTGACCTTTCATCTCTTCCATGAACCTGTTGCGAATTCCTCTTGCAAGCTTTCCGGAAAATGCTTTCGTCACAGCTGTCTGATCTTCCCTTGCATTTAATAGTGCATGTTTGTACAGTGAGTGAGCTCCGCTTTCCCTGCATGTAAGAAAAGCAGTTCCCAGCTGGACTCCTGCTGCGCCAAGCATCATAGCAGCAGCAATGCCGCGGGAATCCATTATTCCCCCTGCAGCAGCCACGGGACAACTGACCGCATCTGCTACCTGTGGTATTAGAGCCATGGAACCAATAAGCCCGCTTTCTTCGCTGCCGAAAGTTCCACGGTGCCCCCGGCTTCAACCCCCTGAGCAATAATCACATCTGCGCCAGCCTCTTCCCATTCCACTGCTTCTTTTACATTGGTTGCGGTTCCAATAATAATCGTACCCTGTTTCTTTAATTCAGAAATAATGGCAGATTCAGGAATGCCAAATGTAAAGCTGCAAACAGGCACCTGTTCCTCCATCAAAACATCAAGCTGTTTTCTGTATAAAGCAGCATAATTCTTTTCTGGCAGAGAAGGTTTTTCCTTCATACCAAGCTCACTGCTGTATCCGGCGAGTACATCCTCCATGCTGCTGATTTCCTCTGCATCCGCCGAAGCCTCACTATCCGGAACAAAGAGATTAACGCCAAATGGCTTATCTGTCAGATTCCGAATCCGTTTTATATCGTTCCTTATTTCATCTGAACTCATATAGCCTGCGCCCATATTTCCAAGTCCTCCACTATTGGATACCCCGCTGATTAATTGCGGCGTTGTCATCCCTCCAGCCATAGGAGCCTGGAAAATAGGGTATTTTATATCCAGCATCGCTGTTATGGAATTCTGGTTCCAGCCCATTTAAAACATCCTTCCGCCTTTATTTCCCCGAAACAATAGCATCTACTATACTATCAGCAACAAATTGCCAGATCTTAGAATCCTCCTGATAGGAAGCAGTTAGTCTACTGTACATGCTCATTTGTTTGTCCTTAAAGTCTTCCGCATTCTGTGCGGGGAGCTTACTTCTTCCATCATCAACCATTTCCTGAACCTGTTTGGCACGAGGTCCCCAAACAGCTTTTTCCTTCCCCGCCTCATCTATAAAAATATAAATGGGTATTGCTCTGGATGTTCCGTTAGTCAAATATTGATCCATGAGCTCAAGATTCTGATCCCTTAAAATAAAACGGACTTCCATCCCTGCTTCCTCTGCGATTTTCAGCAGAATCGGATTATTCAGCATCGCATCTCCGCACCAATCTTCAGTGAGTACAATCACTTTCATGCCAGTGTCCTTAAATTCTGCCAATCTTGCTTTCTCTTTATCTGATAAAGAAAAACGATCGTAAATGCCCATCATTTCATCTTTATTTACTTTCATTCCCCCTATGTATTCATGCAGACTCAGCCCTTTTTGGAACCAATCCAGTAATTCCATTAATCAACACTCCTTTTTTCTAAATGACTAATTACTAATTCTGTATGGCTCCCCAGC
This window of the Cytobacillus pseudoceanisediminis genome carries:
- a CDS encoding metallophosphoesterase family protein, whose product is MGKVAIISDIHGNITALEAVLDNIRERGIEIIFCLGDLIGKGPNSLKAVERIKETCEVVLLGNWDDFMQKPLDFEEGRWHQRQLGEEALAYLGTLPFHHDFYMSGKYVRLYHASAKSIYHRVVPMRDSYEEKLAMFENTENINAGEDGLIPDVVGYGDIHAALIEPVHPHRTLFNAGSVGNSLDIPQATYAILHGEYLSKEAGPFSIEIVRIPYDIEKEISIAKDMGMPNIEAYALELREAKYRGLLRKYNQMIKKTKITCTHINKIIRT
- a CDS encoding manganese-dependent inorganic pyrophosphatase — its product is MSKVFVFGHKNPDTDSICSALAYAELKNKLGVDAEPIRLGQVNEETQYALNYFKAEAPRLVEAVSKEASEVILVDHNEFQQSADDIRDVKILEVIDHHRIANFETSDPLYYRAEPVGCTATILNKMYKENGVEISKETAGLMLSAIISDSLLFKSPTCTDQDVSAARELAEIAGVNAEEYGLEMLKAGADLSKKSVKELISLDAKEFQMGSYKTEIAQVNAVDLNDVLSRQEELEAAITENINNKELDLFVFVLTDILNNDSVAISLGKEAAAVEKAYDVTLENNSAVLKGVVSRKKQIVPPLTNVLAAK
- a CDS encoding DUF421 domain-containing protein; translated protein: MFLILKILSLYLITIMIMRLMGKSTIIQMTPYDLVAIIIVGTVASEPLISTEYWPTLAALAILVGLHILFSYLTLNQIGNRFFLGEPTMLIKNGEILEDNLEKSHLSMTQLLSILRSKGYPKIADVDYAILEPIGEVSIIPKVANTPVTVEHLNISIQDEGLPIAVIVDGRIQARNLELLGQTKDWLLEQLRQNNLNEKDIMYAYVNEKSKKLNINRRR
- a CDS encoding thioredoxin family protein; its protein translation is MELLDWFQKGLSLHEYIGGMKVNKDEMMGIYDRFSLSDKEKARLAEFKDTGMKVIVLTEDWCGDAMLNNPILLKIAEEAGMEVRFILRDQNLELMDQYLTNGTSRAIPIYIFIDEAGKEKAVWGPRAKQVQEMVDDGRSKLPAQNAEDFKDKQMSMYSRLTASYQEDSKIWQFVADSIVDAIVSGK